A region of the Kwoniella shandongensis chromosome 11, complete sequence genome:
CGTCCTTGGTGTCATCCGGACTTCGCTAATTGCGAGTAGATGAGGAAATAAACACTGGCTATGACcgtcgaggtggtggcagtggcggaggtggcggtggtagtggtgcaCAGACATGCGACTGTGGTCAAACGGCGGTCTCTCGTACGGTTACACGGTCGGACTCGGCTCATCAGGGGCGAATGTTCTGGACATGTCCGAAACCCCAAGGAGAACAATGCGGATACTTTGTCAGTACACGTTGCTTTGCTATCGTGGATTGATACTGATGACTTGGTGTAGCAATGGGctggcgatgatgatcgccCTCCTCAAGCTGGACCAAGTCGGTCTACAGCACAGCATGTCCAACCTCCTCAAAAACGACAACGTACTTCTGTAAGTCttgtccacttcctctctgaGAAATCTAACTGACCACATGACTCGTACAGAGCCGGAATGATATGCACCAGAATGACGGTGACGAGGTCCGATGTGATTGTGGCTTGGAAGCATCCTTTGGGACCGTCATGAAAGATGGACCAAATAAGGGAAGACAATTCTGGTGAGCTTGAACAGAGGCCAGTGTTTGTGGAGCAGGCTAAGCTAATACTGCTTCGTAGGGCATGTCCGAACAATCCGAAAGCGAGATGTGGATTCTTCACATGGGCTGATGATACggatggcggtggtggtggtggtggcggtggagggggacGAGCACCTTCTCGAGCTGGTCCgtcaggtggtggtgggggttCAGGGTCGTCAGGAGGTGGGCTTGCTTGGTTGAGACTATTCGACGATCAAGAGAGCTGACTATATTATGTATGTGTAGGCTGCTTCAaatgtggagaggagggacatTGGTCAAGTGCTTGTCCgaatgatggtggtggtccTGGTCCATCGAAGGGTGGAGGTACAAGTAGATCAGCTCGTGGTGGTCGTACTGGCGCAactggcggtggtggaggaggtacgacaggtggtgagtagtcATATAGTTTCCTAATCAACCCCATCCACTAGCTGACCAAATGATTGTCGGGTTTTAAAAGATTGTTACAAATGTCACGAGTCGGGACATTGGGCCAATGCATGCCCTAATGACGGGCTGGGTGGAccaagtggtggtggcggtggaggtggtagtaGAGGCGGAGGTTCCAATACAGGGACAAGCGGAGGTCAGTCAACCATCTGAATACAATGAGAGCCAATGCTGATATCTCATTGGGGTAACGTAGAATGCTTCAAGTGTAAACAGGTCGGACATTGGGCTAGCGATTGTCcgaatgatggtgatggaggtggaggaggaaggggtagGAGAAGCGGGGGTgggagtcgaggtggaagtacCAAGAGAGCGCGGGGGAagtcaagagggagagggaggtgaggcGGGGAACGAAGTCTCACAGGACGAGCATTCGAGTGTTAGCATGTTATTATACGCCGCCCCCTCTTATTATATTTCTAAAGACACATCATCATGAGCATCATTATTATTCGACCGCATTATAGACAACGCATGCATGCATTTACACGCATTATCTACATGTACTGTAATAGTGAGATCATTACCTACTATAACGAAGAGGAGTGAAATGTAAGACAACAACTTGGGTATAATCGATGCGAGgtatgtactgtatgtaGGTATGCACTTCCACTTCATTAGATCATCGTgtctctccaacctcttctctccaacCACCGCCTTCCTACTCCAAAGcattcaccatctccaagaACTTCTCCCattcgtccttcttcatcccatAACTCTCCTTGTTATCAGGGAACGTCCCCTCCTTAACGGCTTGGATATAGGCCCTTATAGCTCTTCGAGATTCTTGACCTATTGAACCGAATTGTCTTACGAAACGAGGGGCGGTAGGTGGTTTTCGAGGCGTACCCGTTCCCGCTGAAACCAGAGCTGAAGCTAGGGATGTCGTTGAGTCTAGCTCTTGTGTTGAGATCGattccacatcttcctcatATACTCCCAACACATCTGTAATCACCAATACCTGCCCACTCGTATCTTTCCCCGCTCCTATCCCAATCGTTAAAATACCTTCTACCTTCTCCGTGATAACTCGAGCTACTCCGCTCGGCACAGCTTCCAACAACACCGCAAACGCGCCTgcctctctcatcttcttcgcagtTTCCATAATCTCCAACGCGCCCTTCGCTGCTCGACCTTGGACCAGATAAccagagagagaggtggcTCGTTGGGGTTGAAGACCAAGATGAGGCATCACCGGTATACCTATCTCTGACAGACGTTTGACAAGTGGAAGTATCTCGAGTCCACCTTCAATCTTGACGCCgtccactccaccttctttgatCATGCGTAGGACGTTGGAAACTCCTTGTTCGAGCGAAACTTCAAACGAACCCATGGGCATATCGGCAAATACAAACGCAGATTTCGCACCTCGCGTAACGGCCTTGGCATGATggatcatctcgtcgagcgtGATTGAGGTGGTGGAGTCGTGACCCAAAGCCACTTGCGACAAGGAATCACCGACAAGAACCATATCAACACCGCAGGTTTCAGACAGAAGAGCGGTAGGATAATCGTATGCCGTCAGGACGGTGATGGGGGTCTTGGAGGCGGACATGGCGTTCAAAGTGGCGAGTGTGACCTTGGCGGTTCGGCCTTGAGGGCGGACTGACATGTGACGAGCTTGGGGACGGGTATTGGATCGACCTGCTGCTGGTCATAGTCAATTTTAGCACATCTGATCAAATAGCACGCCATAGGCAGACTTACCTAAACTCAAAGGTCTCTGCCCAGAAACAGTGCTGAACTCTCTTCGCTGGCGATCTTTACCGAAAGGCCCCTTCTCGCCAGATTTCCAAACCGTGACATCGTCCCCACCACCAGAAACCAGCTCAGCCTTTGGCAACTTGATCCCCAACCgttccagctcctccaaaTCCCCTCGTCCAGCCAAAAGATcagcctccatctccaactcctcctccattcctGCCGCCAGAATCTCCTGCACCAAAGCACCTTCATCCTGCTCTTTCTCGGCCTTGCGAAGCCTTCTTACTCCTCTTGTTCGAGTGACAGGCGTAGTTTTCGACTCGTGTGGAAAAAGATCGCCCCATGATGATTTTCGGGCGTCGTGATAACCTTGTTTAGAGTGTGATTTAGAGAAAGTCAGTCGTTGGATGTTGCCTGATGACGACAGTTGTCAGCGATAGCCCTCGTGTGTGGTCGTTACTCGGTCCGCAGACATTCATTCCCTCGCAAGTAggaagcccactcaccatccggACAACAAGCATCCATTGTGACATGCCCACTTCTCTTCATAGGCGGCGCCACCATTCTCGGCCAAGCATATGCCTCCTTCCTCAAGTTCTCTTCCATGGCCTCCTTATCCACGTTCTGCGACCTAgccactccttcctcatctccttggGGCTCATGAAGACTCACAACCTCTAGAATGGCTTCGTGTCCTTCAATCTCGCGGATCACACTTCTGCCCTCTAGCTTCAGCATTGCTttttctgcttcttcctttcctacacctcccatccttccagcTCTGCTCAGCTCCTCGACGTGTAGCTGGTCACTTGACGACACAGCAGgcctttctcctcgtccgatGATGAGGTAACAGTATCCCgtatcttcttcccctcttgACGAGTGCTTTGTCTTCCTCACGAAGCTAGGTCTTTGCAATCTCTGGCTGAAACCACAGATATCATCGGTGGACGCCAAGGGACACACGCCATCGTGGGGACATGGCGCTATAACATGTAATGGGGATTCGGAGGTCGATTGCTCAAGAATGAAAGCCCGTGCACGAGAGATGGCAGCCCAGCCTTCTGGGGTCGATCGGTCAACTAGCACGAGATAAGGGGATTCGAGcgcgaggaggtcgaggagatgagtcTGTTGTGATGGCTGtgtgggaaggagagacagCTGGAATGTGGAGAGGACTAGGGATGGCTATGAGAGAAGATAAATTCAGCTTAGAAATATCCAAGATAAGAACGTAGACACGAATCTGCTCACTTCGTGACCAGTAAAGGTGTATTTTCTGCTGAATTGCAAGTCGACAGCCGATTCTGGGACAGCTGAGTGATGGAAGACACACATGATCAGTCCGACCCGTTTGGACACGCGGCGGTAGGAAGGCTAACATACCTTCAGATATCTTCTTCGCTAAATCAAGTCCATGTCTGGACGAATGAACCAGTTGTATGTTCAGCTTTCCCCCGCTCGCCTCTTCGCCAGACG
Encoded here:
- a CDS encoding 3-methyl-2-oxobutanoate hydroxymethyltransferase gives rise to the protein MLPRPARLLRQHGLLTAVHTPSHRLSTSTFPTCTSKLSVNRHRKSNTHTYDTTNLFTLYGGVRHASSSSGAAHVVRRAASPELDDSFKELIKDGMGMGMGTGTGVGSTSSTSTTPAGGGRGKGRMTTQRGFGNHSLPDIELAEPQSSSSSSGGMKPTHHFGLIIDEPPTNSGEGEGGDGSAYKREERRSPAVVLGSKRLGVVVLPEEMKRGIQRQIDEHEDPRQIRLSYLNLPASSPRARDRETKHDHRSGKPRKTLEGELAKAAGVLPGQYGVVRNVMEEMERRFGTGWLGDGEVVEFSGGLGPGVWATMDAMGALPSSGEEASGGKLNIQLVHSSRHGLDLAKKISEAVPESAVDLQFSRKYTFTGHEPSLVLSTFQLSLLPTQPSQQTHLLDLLALESPYLVLVDRSTPEGWAAISRARAFILEQSTSESPLHVIAPCPHDGVCPLASTDDICGFSQRLQRPSFVRKTKHSSRGEEDTGYCYLIIGRGERPAVSSSDQLHVEELSRAGRMGGVGKEEAEKAMLKLEGRSVIREIEGHEAILEVVSLHEPQGDEEGVARSQNVDKEAMEENLRKEAYAWPRMVAPPMKRSGHVTMDACCPDGNIQRLTFSKSHSKQGYHDARKSSWGDLFPHESKTTPVTRTRGVRRLRKAEKEQDEGALVQEILAAGMEEELEMEADLLAGRGDLEELERLGIKLPKAELVSGGGDDVTVWKSGEKGPFGKDRQRREFSTVSGQRPLSLAAGRSNTRPQARHMSVRPQGRTAKVTLATLNAMSASKTPITVLTAYDYPTALLSETCGVDMVLVGDSLSQVALGHDSTTSITLDEMIHHAKAVTRGAKSAFVFADMPMGSFEVSLEQGVSNVLRMIKEGGVDGVKIEGGLEILPLVKRLSEIGIPVMPHLGLQPQRATSLSGYLVQGRAAKGALEIMETAKKMREAGAFAVLLEAVPSGVARVITEKVEGILTIGIGAGKDTSGQVLVITDVLGVYEEDVESISTQELDSTTSLASALVSAGTGTPRKPPTAPRFVRQFGSIGQESRRAIRAYIQAVKEGTFPDNKESYGMKKDEWEKFLEMVNALE